The Halobacteriovoraceae bacterium genome includes a region encoding these proteins:
- a CDS encoding DUF4416 family protein, which yields MSELIKAPKCFFSGSILYNSTHLSEVDIVNIWIEENGPGEKHIVEHFPMKKYYSEEMGEEHSLKRIIYCSHILVDREKFADIKLWADRIEKKYSINSKRIVNIDPGLLCLENFQLATGKPYAHRVYLRDGVYSDLTYQFQKKEAVTFPWTYPDYLERDVKNYFLNQREILKKKGPI from the coding sequence ATGAGTGAACTTATCAAAGCTCCAAAATGTTTTTTTTCTGGAAGTATCTTATACAATTCCACTCATCTCAGTGAAGTTGATATAGTCAATATTTGGATTGAAGAAAATGGCCCAGGAGAAAAACATATTGTAGAGCACTTTCCTATGAAAAAGTATTACTCAGAGGAAATGGGCGAAGAACATTCACTTAAAAGGATTATTTACTGCTCACATATTCTTGTTGATAGAGAAAAGTTTGCAGACATTAAACTATGGGCCGATAGAATCGAAAAAAAGTATTCTATCAACTCTAAACGGATAGTAAATATCGATCCTGGACTACTGTGTCTAGAGAATTTTCAACTAGCAACGGGAAAACCCTATGCACATAGAGTTTATCTGAGAGATGGGGTCTATAGTGATCTTACATACCAGTTCCAAAAAAAAGAGGCAGTTACGTTTCCATGGACATATCCTGATTATTTGGAACGAGATGTAAAAAACTATTTTCTAAATCAAAGAGAAATACTAAAGAAGAAAGGCCCTATTTAG
- a CDS encoding thioredoxin domain-containing protein, with translation MSTNRLKAQKSAYLKQHQNNPVNWWPWGPEAITAAVEENKPIFLSIGYSTCHWCHVMAHESFEDHETAEILNKKFIAIKVDKEEFPDIDHYYQQACQLFTRSGGWPLSAFLRPDLAPFFVGTYFPKEGTQDRPGLKEILLEMDRAFHNERSRVDENAKQVSETLAKGLIPEGKVDFQGHFPHPSAICEAIKEYMDVEFGGFGKEPKFPQFSYYLWSVEQMLEGMIDGNPANHTIKTIESMLFGGIYDQVRGGIHRYSTDQEWLVPHFEKMLYDQAGMLSLLAKTSILFGAPEVYDSMIQTIEYLDAEMSFEEGHFFSAQDADSEGVEGLYHCFTHSEFEDALNTHDSEEEILQKKRSEIIKWFGISEKGNFERSLNVVSLGSRYKEEFLTQENWPVVRFVKAALLEERKLRIPPLTDNKGVASWNFNLLSSLIDVAQYCKIEVISKMAMDLYNKMLGPVLKTFTNFHEMSERNIQIKHSTTLDSQHALFEDYSFFAELLLRSYEISGDQNFKQKLDLLVPYILKNFVRDNSFTTRMVSDDGIQLYPNQLVDPYDLSFKSPASTFILTVKRYAVLTLNRDILKEYSEIFYKHTNSVLKQPLSAGEGLRALTYPDLVFRCLKVPRSWSKTKVFRDFTSNLLTRFVVDYHDREDESWQVCNLEVCELSGKSLNELIETLSGTKEE, from the coding sequence TTGTCAACAAATAGACTTAAAGCACAAAAGTCTGCTTATTTAAAGCAACACCAAAATAATCCTGTAAATTGGTGGCCGTGGGGCCCAGAGGCCATTACGGCGGCCGTTGAGGAAAACAAACCAATATTTTTATCTATTGGATATAGTACATGTCATTGGTGTCATGTGATGGCCCATGAGTCTTTTGAAGATCATGAAACAGCGGAGATATTAAACAAAAAATTTATTGCGATAAAGGTTGATAAAGAAGAATTTCCAGATATTGACCATTATTATCAACAGGCCTGTCAATTGTTCACGCGATCTGGAGGCTGGCCATTGTCAGCTTTTTTAAGACCTGATCTTGCACCTTTTTTTGTTGGGACATATTTCCCAAAAGAGGGAACACAAGACAGACCAGGCCTTAAAGAAATACTTTTAGAGATGGATAGAGCATTTCACAACGAACGCTCAAGAGTTGATGAAAACGCTAAACAAGTAAGTGAAACATTAGCAAAAGGTTTAATTCCAGAAGGTAAAGTAGATTTTCAAGGACATTTTCCACACCCCTCGGCCATATGTGAGGCCATTAAGGAATATATGGATGTTGAGTTTGGGGGATTTGGAAAAGAACCTAAGTTTCCTCAATTTTCCTATTATCTCTGGTCAGTGGAACAAATGCTTGAGGGCATGATAGATGGAAATCCTGCAAATCATACTATAAAAACCATTGAATCGATGCTTTTTGGTGGAATATATGATCAAGTTAGGGGTGGAATCCATCGCTATTCAACTGACCAAGAATGGTTAGTTCCTCATTTCGAAAAAATGCTTTACGATCAAGCTGGAATGTTAAGTTTGCTCGCCAAAACGTCTATTTTATTTGGAGCACCTGAGGTCTATGATTCAATGATTCAAACGATTGAATACCTCGATGCCGAAATGTCCTTTGAAGAAGGTCATTTCTTTTCAGCTCAAGATGCAGATAGTGAAGGAGTCGAAGGACTCTATCATTGTTTTACACATTCAGAATTTGAAGATGCACTGAACACTCACGACAGTGAAGAAGAAATTTTACAAAAAAAACGCAGCGAGATCATCAAGTGGTTTGGAATTTCAGAGAAGGGAAATTTTGAAAGAAGTCTTAATGTTGTTTCTTTAGGATCGAGGTATAAGGAAGAGTTTCTGACTCAAGAGAACTGGCCAGTCGTTAGGTTTGTAAAAGCAGCACTTTTAGAAGAGAGAAAACTGCGTATCCCACCTTTAACTGACAATAAGGGGGTAGCTTCTTGGAATTTCAATTTATTGAGTTCACTCATAGACGTTGCTCAGTATTGTAAGATTGAAGTCATTTCAAAAATGGCGATGGATTTGTATAACAAGATGCTGGGACCTGTTCTTAAAACCTTCACAAATTTTCATGAAATGTCTGAAAGAAATATTCAGATTAAGCATTCTACAACATTAGATTCTCAGCATGCACTTTTCGAAGATTACTCTTTTTTTGCTGAATTATTATTAAGATCTTATGAAATTTCTGGAGATCAAAATTTTAAACAGAAGTTAGATTTACTTGTTCCTTATATTCTAAAAAATTTCGTTAGAGATAATTCTTTTACAACTCGTATGGTGAGTGATGATGGTATTCAGCTTTACCCTAATCAGTTAGTAGATCCTTATGATTTATCCTTCAAATCTCCAGCATCTACTTTTATTCTCACTGTGAAAAGATATGCAGTTCTCACTTTAAATAGGGATATATTGAAAGAGTATTCTGAAATTTTTTATAAACATACAAATTCTGTTTTAAAGCAACCACTCAGCGCTGGAGAAGGTTTAAGAGCACTGACCTATCCAGATCTTGTTTTTCGTTGTCTTAAGGTACCTAGGTCATGGTCGAAGACGAAAGTCTTTAGAGATTTCACATCGAATCTACTTACGAGATTTGTCGTTGATTATCATGATCGAGAAGATGAATCTTGGCAGGTATGCAATTTAGAGGTTTGTGAGCTAAGCGGAAAATCTCTGAATGAGTTGATTGAAACACTTTCAGGGACTAAAGAAGAATAA
- a CDS encoding thrombospondin type-1 domain-containing protein has product MLRIFTIILFTSFLTSSCVPGGGSGTGKIKKSKSSIKNLDGTFLENEDNSGNFNQNSETYSWEIQSIYGECSNKCGSGIKTKIVHCKSSFGAIVGDQFCTSLGNKPIDSSSCHDESECGPNGSGNSQIETHWVETDWGDCSATCGHSGLKTKTVYCASVAGVPLDDGKCDIDIKPPTEMTCSGACDGQGSGSTSSGSNGQVGVGYTWFKGPYGSCEGPCGINRGTQTRVVYCNSLNNQATSDNYCRSITRPSSTQSCTIQCEDNGGGNGGDDNGDGTGSDGGDNLESYTCTGTKPSNTVASTIDSGPIDANYSWVFADPLTSRPCEFQCVQGKIWDPINSSCINPPIAYEWNIFLDWNACTEQCGGGVQTRTFKCYESGTNNRVDDSLCAGIEMPSNQRTCNTQTCPIDPPLTKRHCWNAGSPAKIIETTADGEYIRDLEICPIHENGGIMCIDDRSGDNGTCCKDGEAAINGFCVTRQGVGGPCYATNGCQQGLECKNLSYDWNASRTCQPK; this is encoded by the coding sequence ATGTTAAGGATTTTTACAATCATATTATTTACTTCTTTTCTCACATCCTCATGCGTCCCAGGAGGCGGAAGTGGTACCGGTAAAATTAAAAAAAGTAAATCTTCCATAAAGAATTTAGATGGTACATTTCTAGAAAATGAAGATAATTCAGGAAATTTCAATCAAAATTCAGAAACATATTCTTGGGAAATTCAAAGTATTTATGGAGAATGTTCAAATAAATGTGGAAGTGGAATCAAAACAAAAATTGTACATTGTAAATCTTCATTTGGAGCAATAGTTGGTGATCAATTTTGCACTTCTTTAGGTAATAAACCCATAGATTCAAGTTCATGCCATGATGAAAGTGAGTGTGGACCTAACGGATCAGGAAATTCTCAAATCGAAACTCATTGGGTTGAAACTGATTGGGGAGATTGTTCGGCCACTTGCGGACATTCTGGCCTGAAAACAAAAACAGTCTACTGTGCCAGTGTTGCAGGTGTTCCGTTGGATGATGGAAAATGCGATATTGATATAAAACCTCCTACAGAAATGACTTGTAGTGGTGCATGTGACGGGCAAGGAAGTGGAAGTACATCTTCTGGTTCTAACGGGCAAGTTGGAGTTGGTTACACTTGGTTTAAAGGGCCCTATGGATCATGTGAAGGGCCATGTGGAATAAACAGAGGAACACAGACACGTGTCGTTTACTGTAATAGCCTAAATAATCAAGCAACCTCAGACAACTATTGTCGTTCAATCACTAGGCCAAGCTCTACTCAATCTTGTACTATTCAATGTGAAGATAACGGAGGAGGAAATGGTGGAGATGATAACGGAGATGGAACTGGTAGCGACGGAGGAGATAATTTAGAAAGCTATACTTGTACCGGAACAAAACCATCTAACACAGTAGCGTCTACTATAGATAGTGGGCCAATTGATGCTAATTATTCTTGGGTTTTTGCTGACCCTCTTACTTCTAGGCCATGCGAGTTTCAATGTGTGCAAGGTAAAATTTGGGACCCAATAAATTCAAGCTGTATCAATCCTCCAATAGCTTATGAGTGGAATATATTTTTAGATTGGAATGCTTGTACAGAGCAATGTGGAGGAGGAGTTCAAACAAGAACTTTCAAATGCTATGAATCTGGAACAAATAATCGTGTTGATGATTCCCTTTGTGCTGGAATTGAAATGCCGTCTAATCAAAGAACATGTAATACACAAACTTGTCCAATAGATCCTCCTCTTACGAAGAGACATTGTTGGAATGCAGGGAGTCCTGCAAAAATAATAGAAACCACAGCAGACGGTGAGTATATAAGGGATTTAGAAATATGCCCAATACATGAAAACGGTGGAATTATGTGTATTGATGACAGATCAGGGGATAATGGTACTTGTTGTAAAGATGGCGAGGCCGCTATTAATGGATTCTGTGTGACTAGACAGGGAGTAGGGGGTCCATGCTATGCAACCAATGGCTGCCAACAAGGGCTTGAGTGTAAAAATTTAAGTTATGACTGGAACGCATCTAGAACTTGCCAGCCAAAATAG
- a CDS encoding alpha/beta hydrolase has protein sequence MEKIFFFLFMSFGVLSNDTPIEKTGPYETRLANIDGLKMAYQDIGNKKYPAVILIMGLGRQLIAWKDPIVKKLLKNNFRVIRFDNRDVGLSDRMLATNEHLAKHITPFYRLTGMGPAYFLKDMAYDVAGLMDHLKIKQAHLAGVSLGGMIAQEVAIRYPEKVISMSLIMTSSGDLTLAWPNFDIIKIAFMTPDLSGGVDSFVEYGTHFLNTIGSPIYSYDEKELKKDLIETYKRSHDWDGKHRQFLAAISSGPRIDNLKQVKIPTQIIHGLQDPLIPVEHGIQLAKVIPNSKLEIIQGMGHGFEKKVIVKLLDKMVPFFIEQNIKRVE, from the coding sequence GTGGAAAAGATCTTTTTTTTCTTATTTATGTCTTTTGGAGTGTTATCAAATGATACACCGATAGAAAAAACTGGCCCTTATGAAACACGTTTGGCAAATATAGATGGGCTTAAAATGGCCTATCAAGATATTGGAAACAAAAAATATCCTGCCGTTATTCTCATCATGGGTTTAGGTAGGCAACTTATTGCTTGGAAAGATCCAATTGTAAAAAAATTACTTAAAAATAATTTTCGAGTTATTCGATTTGATAATAGAGATGTTGGATTGTCTGACCGTATGTTGGCAACAAATGAGCATTTAGCTAAACATATTACTCCTTTTTATCGCCTAACAGGAATGGGTCCAGCTTATTTTCTAAAAGATATGGCCTATGATGTTGCCGGATTAATGGATCACTTAAAAATTAAGCAGGCCCATCTTGCAGGTGTTTCTCTCGGAGGAATGATTGCTCAAGAAGTAGCGATTAGATATCCTGAAAAGGTAATATCCATGAGTCTCATCATGACATCTTCTGGAGATCTTACTCTTGCTTGGCCAAATTTTGATATAATAAAAATAGCTTTCATGACTCCTGATTTATCTGGAGGAGTAGATTCATTTGTAGAATATGGAACACATTTTTTAAATACAATTGGCAGTCCAATTTATTCCTATGATGAGAAAGAATTAAAAAAAGACCTTATTGAGACTTACAAACGTTCACATGATTGGGATGGCAAACATCGCCAGTTTCTAGCGGCCATCAGTTCAGGTCCTCGGATTGACAACTTAAAGCAAGTGAAAATCCCGACTCAAATTATCCATGGTTTACAAGATCCTTTGATACCTGTTGAGCATGGTATTCAATTGGCAAAAGTTATTCCTAATTCAAAACTTGAAATTATTCAAGGTATGGGCCATGGTTTTGAGAAAAAAGTGATCGTTAAACTCTTAGATAAGATGGTACCTTTTTTCATTGAACAAAACATCAAGAGAGTTGAATGA
- a CDS encoding D-glycero-beta-D-manno-heptose-7-phosphate kinase: protein MNIISKERLNEITSKFKDIRPLMVVGDVGVDKYTLGDVNKISPEAPVPVVEVFKEWKILGLAANISNNLIELGVEGTLFGIIGNDSAATFFESLLEEKGLKTWGIVREDGRPTTWKERVTTNMQQICRVDFESKEAISEDTLKKVVTKINELSSQHGAIILQDYGKGMITKELAQNLIGLGREQGRLVAVDPSRTTGPLVYKGAHLLKPNRLESKLMIEYLGYRYESVQKTAEILADKLDLNKVVITLGGEGMALYDKEKGQNTHFIPTVASEVFDVSGAGDTVISLLVSSLEAGATLEEAAWVGNCGAGVVVAKKGTATVSREELKNYHDLLIKKIEHE, encoded by the coding sequence ATGAATATTATTTCAAAAGAGCGTTTAAATGAAATAACCTCAAAATTTAAGGATATCCGGCCTCTGATGGTCGTAGGAGATGTTGGGGTAGATAAATATACATTAGGAGATGTAAATAAAATATCTCCAGAGGCACCAGTACCTGTTGTTGAAGTTTTTAAGGAATGGAAGATACTAGGTCTAGCTGCGAATATTTCAAACAACCTAATCGAATTAGGTGTTGAAGGTACATTATTTGGAATCATTGGAAATGATTCTGCGGCCACTTTTTTTGAATCCTTGCTTGAAGAAAAGGGTTTAAAAACTTGGGGAATTGTTAGAGAAGATGGCCGTCCTACGACTTGGAAAGAAAGAGTTACAACAAATATGCAACAAATTTGTAGAGTCGATTTTGAATCAAAAGAAGCAATATCAGAGGATACCTTAAAAAAGGTTGTGACAAAAATTAATGAACTATCTTCGCAACATGGTGCAATCATTCTTCAGGATTATGGCAAAGGTATGATCACAAAAGAACTTGCTCAGAATCTAATTGGACTAGGTCGGGAGCAAGGAAGACTAGTTGCAGTTGATCCTAGTAGAACAACCGGCCCTTTGGTCTATAAAGGCGCTCATCTACTAAAACCTAATCGTTTAGAATCGAAATTAATGATCGAATATCTTGGTTACCGCTATGAATCTGTACAAAAAACAGCTGAAATTCTGGCCGATAAACTTGATCTAAATAAAGTCGTCATTACTCTTGGAGGAGAAGGGATGGCCCTTTATGATAAAGAAAAAGGCCAAAATACTCACTTTATTCCAACCGTGGCCAGTGAAGTGTTTGATGTCTCTGGCGCTGGTGACACAGTGATTTCGCTTTTAGTGTCTTCTCTAGAAGCTGGTGCAACTCTAGAAGAAGCAGCTTGGGTAGGAAATTGTGGTGCCGGAGTAGTTGTTGCCAAAAAAGGTACTGCTACGGTTTCAAGAGAAGAATTGAAAAATTACCACGATCTTTTGATCAAAAAAATTGAGCATGAGTGA
- a CDS encoding lytic transglycosylase domain-containing protein, which produces MLLSTLICSYKFGKRTLCPLVEHFPTKIIKNELLLLRKYIKFNFNQNNLNQKITHKKHNYYQFNAPEGSFNKFNLEALSEFDKSELKMAIVSALPNVLKFRAYKYIPKLLEECEKQQVDPLWAFSIMWVESHFKTLALSHVGAQGLMQVMPYTANYLATKIDSEQLKIDRRSFNPFTNIEMGVHYLKELINTFEGSYRFATVAYNMGPFRVKDRLKKKLPVGVRNKYLSKVRLAHKKIEGALIEAHIAKRPRTSQTLYMAKK; this is translated from the coding sequence TTGTTACTCAGCACCCTTATTTGTTCATACAAGTTTGGCAAAAGAACACTTTGCCCGTTAGTAGAACATTTCCCAACAAAAATTATTAAAAATGAATTATTGCTTCTTAGAAAATATATAAAATTCAATTTTAACCAAAATAATTTAAACCAAAAAATTACTCATAAAAAACATAATTATTACCAATTCAATGCTCCTGAAGGTAGCTTCAATAAATTTAACTTAGAGGCCCTTTCAGAATTTGATAAGAGTGAGCTTAAAATGGCCATTGTAAGCGCACTGCCAAATGTTCTCAAGTTTAGGGCCTATAAATATATTCCCAAACTGCTAGAGGAATGCGAAAAACAACAAGTCGATCCCCTGTGGGCATTTTCAATTATGTGGGTTGAAAGTCATTTCAAAACACTGGCCTTAAGTCATGTTGGGGCCCAAGGGCTTATGCAAGTGATGCCCTATACTGCAAATTATTTAGCAACTAAAATAGATTCAGAACAACTTAAAATAGATAGAAGATCCTTCAATCCATTTACCAACATAGAGATGGGTGTGCATTATCTCAAAGAACTCATCAATACATTTGAAGGGAGCTATCGTTTTGCTACAGTTGCTTATAATATGGGCCCCTTTCGAGTAAAAGATCGCCTCAAAAAGAAACTTCCAGTTGGTGTTCGCAATAAATACTTAAGTAAGGTAAGACTTGCTCACAAGAAAATAGAAGGTGCCCTAATCGAAGCACACATTGCAAAACGTCCGAGAACATCACAAACTTTATATATGGCAAAAAAATAG
- a CDS encoding glycosyltransferase family 9 protein — translation MNEVFIINRTDAIGDTVLTMPVCKAIKDKYPQAKIYFLTSKKCIDLFDNHLYIDGHFFYGRGRNFFTKFYYVRKIYKEIKPTHYIYFGGSHFPSFMAWFCGIKFRGGLVSRFLSFLFLNRGIRQQRSMVEMHEAEYNMNCLRPLGIEYTWEMRNTLDCGIFLTEEELSACQSDFRKTLDENGLDGSREYVFIHPGMVGHTLNWSSRNYGRLIIRLSKFYGDRFNYIISYTPWDNKYLLGLKEVLKEENFNKNEVFFFNGLTKGLRHYMSILKNAAAFIGPSTGTTHLANVLGVNTVAIYSPIKVQSALRWGPLHNNDRLEKTIPDVVCGETKKCAGESCPYFDCMNKIEVADIFDNVYELIDRNH, via the coding sequence ATGAATGAAGTTTTTATAATAAATAGAACTGACGCCATTGGTGATACAGTCTTAACAATGCCGGTTTGTAAGGCCATCAAGGATAAATATCCTCAGGCCAAGATATATTTTTTGACTTCAAAAAAATGCATAGATTTATTTGATAATCACCTCTACATCGATGGACATTTCTTCTATGGGAGAGGGCGAAATTTTTTCACTAAATTTTATTATGTAAGAAAGATATATAAAGAAATCAAACCAACTCATTACATTTATTTTGGTGGAAGTCATTTCCCAAGTTTTATGGCCTGGTTTTGCGGCATAAAATTTAGGGGTGGGCTTGTCTCTAGATTTTTATCTTTTTTATTTCTTAATAGGGGAATAAGACAACAAAGATCTATGGTTGAGATGCATGAGGCAGAATACAATATGAATTGTCTTAGGCCTCTAGGCATTGAGTACACTTGGGAAATGAGAAATACTCTCGATTGTGGGATTTTCCTGACAGAAGAAGAACTATCTGCTTGTCAATCCGATTTTCGAAAAACATTAGATGAAAATGGACTTGATGGTAGTAGGGAATATGTCTTTATCCATCCCGGAATGGTTGGTCATACGCTTAACTGGTCTTCTCGAAATTATGGGCGACTGATTATTCGTTTAAGTAAATTCTATGGAGATCGATTTAATTACATTATTTCCTATACTCCTTGGGATAATAAATATTTACTTGGTTTGAAGGAAGTTTTAAAAGAAGAAAATTTCAATAAAAATGAAGTCTTTTTCTTTAATGGACTAACTAAAGGCCTTAGGCATTATATGTCTATTCTGAAAAATGCGGCCGCTTTCATTGGCCCAAGCACTGGAACAACACATCTCGCTAACGTTCTTGGAGTCAATACCGTGGCCATTTATTCTCCAATAAAGGTTCAATCAGCACTTCGTTGGGGACCACTGCATAATAATGATCGACTTGAAAAAACCATACCAGATGTTGTCTGTGGCGAAACAAAAAAATGCGCAGGTGAATCTTGTCCATATTTCGATTGTATGAACAAAATTGAAGTCGCCGATATCTTTGATAATGTTTATGAATTGATCGATCGAAATCACTAA
- a CDS encoding (d)CMP kinase produces MIEKVVAIDGPGGSGKSTIAKKLADSLKFMHVDTGALYRALGLVANRDNIPFENDQVLQDFLNNLKIEYCPTPEILIRVNGENLTQLIRDHEVSSLASQISQLPLVREFLLEFQRQLPGLRTCVMEGRDIGSIVFPNAFCKIFLTANLETRTERRFLELKDKGELDIDREMISEDIKIRDLADMNRKVAPLVQTDDAIYLDTSELNEEQVLQKLKEFVKMKALEHNLTL; encoded by the coding sequence GTGATTGAAAAAGTTGTTGCGATAGATGGGCCAGGTGGTTCAGGTAAATCGACAATTGCAAAAAAATTAGCTGATTCATTGAAATTCATGCATGTTGATACAGGAGCTTTATATCGAGCGCTTGGTCTTGTCGCAAATAGAGATAATATTCCCTTTGAAAATGATCAGGTTCTTCAAGATTTCTTAAACAATTTAAAAATTGAGTACTGTCCAACTCCTGAAATACTCATTCGAGTAAATGGAGAAAATTTGACACAGTTAATTCGAGATCATGAAGTTTCTTCACTGGCCTCTCAAATTTCACAATTGCCATTAGTTCGCGAGTTTCTCTTAGAATTTCAACGACAACTACCAGGTCTAAGAACTTGTGTTATGGAAGGAAGAGATATCGGAAGTATCGTTTTTCCAAATGCATTTTGTAAGATATTTTTGACAGCGAATTTAGAAACACGAACAGAAAGACGCTTTCTTGAATTAAAAGATAAAGGCGAGCTTGATATTGATAGAGAAATGATTAGCGAAGATATCAAAATTCGAGATCTTGCTGATATGAATCGAAAAGTTGCACCACTTGTACAAACCGATGATGCAATATATCTAGATACAAGTGAATTGAACGAGGAGCAAGTTTTGCAAAAGCTTAAAGAATTTGTCAAAATGAAGGCCCTGGAGCACAATCTAACTTTATGA
- a CDS encoding VWA domain-containing protein, translated as MKRQITKLILMSLALTYLVSCQQDGEFFQKETFGLKKEKVAEKEDETIPSDNSKQVDDEVPVVIEEPAIDDEKSPIPIIQIDRFLMSSQEIKSKFDILWVIDNSGSMADNQERLAQNFQILAKYFVDSDIDFKMAITTTSMSCSKCEELKQDGNQVNPIGSLTLAKAKENKDQFVSDFQQYISVGTNGSGSEQALKTMNRFLDKQKYTDFFREDAYTLVIILSDEEAFTLKEKAENLFENGLMDAKELELKQEICQIKENWYRQEYFDCSEQQNDDIKELLKDFKQQEIKRILNKSENANFAKVYVEQELSSLLALKPNKNLAKVHSIVHLEAPVQPEYSDEDKARAYLEASRVTGGKQISLTGDFSDSLKDLGQGIVELSKSFLLTKVPLSLESVSVIVDGKLVSSESYTLSLEDKTILFHDDALPGVGSKIEVKYEIKE; from the coding sequence ATGAAAAGGCAAATTACAAAACTTATCTTAATGTCACTAGCTTTAACTTACTTAGTTAGTTGTCAACAAGATGGTGAATTCTTTCAGAAAGAAACGTTTGGATTAAAAAAAGAAAAAGTCGCTGAGAAGGAGGATGAAACCATCCCCTCTGATAATAGTAAACAAGTTGATGACGAAGTTCCAGTAGTTATTGAAGAGCCAGCTATTGATGACGAAAAGAGTCCTATTCCAATTATCCAAATTGATAGATTTTTAATGTCTTCTCAAGAAATTAAATCCAAATTTGATATTTTATGGGTCATTGATAATTCTGGCTCAATGGCCGACAATCAAGAAAGACTAGCTCAAAACTTTCAAATTCTTGCGAAATATTTTGTCGATTCTGACATTGATTTTAAAATGGCAATCACAACAACAAGTATGTCATGTTCTAAATGTGAAGAACTCAAACAAGATGGAAATCAAGTCAATCCTATAGGTAGTCTTACTCTCGCAAAAGCAAAAGAAAATAAAGATCAATTTGTTAGTGATTTTCAACAATATATAAGTGTTGGGACAAATGGAAGTGGGAGTGAGCAAGCATTAAAAACCATGAATCGTTTTCTAGATAAACAAAAGTATACAGATTTTTTTAGAGAAGATGCTTATACATTGGTTATCATCTTATCTGATGAAGAAGCATTTACTTTGAAAGAAAAAGCTGAAAATTTATTTGAAAATGGTTTAATGGATGCAAAAGAACTCGAATTGAAACAGGAGATTTGTCAAATAAAAGAGAATTGGTATCGACAGGAGTACTTTGACTGTAGTGAACAACAAAATGATGATATAAAAGAATTATTAAAAGATTTCAAACAACAAGAAATAAAAAGAATTTTGAATAAGAGTGAAAATGCAAATTTTGCGAAGGTCTATGTAGAACAAGAATTATCATCTCTACTGGCCTTAAAACCAAACAAAAATTTGGCAAAAGTCCATTCGATTGTACATTTGGAAGCTCCTGTTCAACCTGAATATTCAGATGAAGACAAGGCAAGAGCTTATTTAGAGGCGTCGAGAGTTACTGGTGGTAAACAAATCAGTCTAACAGGAGATTTTTCCGATAGTTTAAAGGATTTGGGACAGGGAATTGTTGAACTTTCAAAAAGTTTTTTACTTACTAAAGTACCTCTCTCTTTAGAGTCTGTAAGTGTGATAGTTGATGGTAAATTAGTTTCTTCAGAAAGTTACACATTATCCTTAGAAGATAAAACAATATTATTTCATGATGACGCTCTACCTGGAGTGGGAAGTAAGATTGAAGTTAAATATGAGATTAAAGAATAA